The segment CTGACGCGTTGATTACCGACAATTTCAATTATATCGACCTCCGGGATACTCACAAAGCTGCGTCTTTGGTTGTTTAACCATTTTGCATAAGTCTGTTCGTCGACCTGAAATTTTTCCAGCTTGTACATAACATCCAGGGCTTCCTGATAACCCAGCGGGATCAAGTCACTCGCTTCCTGGAAATTGGCCGAAGAAAAATCACCCAATTGTGGCTTCAATAAAACGTCTCCGGATTCAAGTGCAGCGACCGAGCGGTCAATATTTTGCTGGATAAGCACATTAACGGTTTGTACAGTAAGGCCGAGAATATTGCCAAGTTGATCCAGGCCCAATATTTCTGAACCAATATCTACCGCAATAACATGATCAATATCAAACTGACGTGCGATCTCGACAGGTAAATTTGCCACCAGACCGCCATCAACCAGTAAAGCCCCTTCGCGTGCAACCGGTGTAAATACGCCGGGCACAGCCATACTGGCACGCAAAGCATTGGCCAGGTCACCATCTCGCATAACAACCATTTCACCGGTTTCAATATTGGTTGCAATGGCTCTGAACGGAATGGCCAATTCATCAAAACTTCTGGCATCGGAGGCACGCAATACTTCCGAGCGCAACATAAAACCGAGTTTATTACCACTGACGAGTCCTTGTGGAAAACGGACTCTGCCATCCTTTAAACCCATTTCAAAACCGCTCAAATATTCGCGATCGTCACTTTTTCGTGAGTAGGACAACAATTCACGTTTGGGACTTCCTTGCAGTGCTTCATCCCAATCGGTGTAGGCGACAATGTATTCAAGTTCTTCGGGAGATAACCCGGCGGCATAAAGACCACCAACTATTGAGCCCATACTTGTGCCTATAATGACATCCACCGGTATGCGATGCTCTTCCAGCGCTTTTAAAACACCGATATGTGCTGCACCACGTGCACCACCACCGCTTAGAACCAGTGCAACACGTGGTCTTTGTTGTTGGGAACTGTTTGACTCGATGTTTACATTTTGAGCGGTTACAGAACTGCATAAAAGCAGAAAGGCAAGTGCAATAAAGATTAATTGATATTTGCTTTGCATCTTGAATCCATTAACTAGATTTGCGATTGACCATTTTCATCTTCAAAACAAACAAACCACAGAGTTCAGAGTGGCCATTGATTATGAATCAGGCAGATTACCTAGTCTTGGGTGATATAGCCCAACGAAAAAGCACCCGGACCAAGATTCACCCCGGCGGTTGTACTCATTACGGCCATAGTGTGATGTATGCCGTAATTTTCAGCGTGTTGCACAAAATCAATATAGTCTTCTCGCGCCTTAATTACATTTGGATCACCGGCATAGCTCATACAGACCAGTGGCACCCGCAAACCCCGGTCAATTGCATCTTTGGTTTGCTCAAACAATTTGCTGACCGTTTCATCAAAACCCTTGCCTTTGTCATGCGCGAAGGTTTCGCCATTGTGGGCACACATGATCGGCTTGATATCCAGGCCCTTGGCTAACAAATACTTCATTAAGCCCAGACTTTTATCACCTTTTTTACGGGCAACATTTCGCAAGTAATAAAGATCATTCGGAACCAAAAAGCCGTGCGCGTGTTTGGTTAATTCTTCAATCTGTGGTCGCAATTTATCAAAACCCACTTTCTCTTCACGAATTAAGCGAACCGCTTCATGTGCAATTGCCGCTTCTGCGGTGAACAAACATTTTGTATCGATTACGCGCAAAGAAAATGACCCTTTCACACCGGCCTCGCGACGTTTTTGTCGATAACCCCGTAAAATAGCAAAGGACGCCTTCATGGCATTATCATAAATAGGACTGCGTGAGGACATCAGGGATAAAACCAGAACCCGATCGTATTTCAGTACCAGCTCATCCAAAAACCAATCTTTGATCTGCTCGACACTAAAAGGAGCAGTTTCTGCATCCATATCCTTATCAATTAGATATCGTCTATAGTATTCTTGGGTTGCAACAGGATCACGATCATCCACAAAAACATCGTCTTTGAACTTGAGGCTGATCGGCATAATGTTGAGGTCATTTGCCTCGATAAACGAACGTGGTAAGTCAGCCGATGAACAAATTACAACACCTATTCTCATTAATTGCCCCGAATTTGATTAGTATAATTTTTCAAGGATTACAAATGTACTAAAAACAGAGGGTTAACGCCAGTATTTAACACAATTATTTAAAATTGAGAGCAAACTGGCCTATTTGATTAATGAATGAAATACATAATTGTGCAAGGCACAAATCGGTATTCGAGATGTTAAATTAAATCTAAGCGTTCAATTTTATATAAAATGTTGCCCCGCCGATGTCGCTTTGTTTTATTTCCAGTGTGCCGCTATAGCTTTGAATTATCTCTTTTACCACAGATAAGCCAATGCCATGCCCAGGTGTGGTTTCATCCGCTCGATGACCACGTTTTACAATGTCATCTTTGACTGATTCTGGAATGCCGTTGCCATCATCTTCAATCAACAGTGACAAGCCATTGCGCTTGGTGTTGGCAGGAATTTTTCCAGCGCTGATACGTACATGTTGCTTTGACCATTTACAGGCATTGTCGAGCAAATTTCCCAGGAGTTCTGAAAGATCACCCGGGTCGGCGTAAAAATCCAGGTCTTGTGGAATGTGCTGTTCGATTCTTAAGCCTTTGTCATAATACACCTTGGCCAAGGCGTTACAGATCTCACTGGTTAATGCAGAGATATTAATGGGCGCATGTCCCAAGGTGGTTTGACCAACCGTTGCTGCCTTTTTTAATTGATAGCCTACAATGTCATTCATTTTACTGACTTGGGATCGAATCTGGGCCTTGTCAACCGATTGTTTTTCCGTGGCGGTGTGAATAACCGCAAGTGGTGTTTTTAAACTGTGCGCAAGATTACCCAATGTATTGCGATAGCGTTCAAGCCGAGAACGCTCGGCCTGGATCAAGGCATTGGTGTTGGAGGTCACGCCCAGCAACTCAGATGGATAGTTATCACTCAGACGCTCACGTTCGCCATGATCGATCTCTTTGACTTCTTGTGCAATTTTGCGTAATGGGCTCAGGATCTTTCGCATAAGTGCAGCTTGAGCCAGCACGATACATACAATTAAAAACGCAAACCAGCTGAATAAGCGGGTTCGAAAAGCATTGAGTTGAGCAATGAACGGGGCCTTACTTTCGGCCACGATAAACTGGTAAGTCTCAAAAGAATTATCAGCCACTTCCCATTCTATACTCATGCTACTTTGAAAGTATTCAGTGGCGTCATAAGCCACTTCAGACAAGGCCTGTGTATCCAGTGTGCTTGCTGGAAGCTCTTCTGGCCCGTCAATTCCAATGGCTGAATCCGATTTCCAAAGCAATTCATCTATCCGGTACACAAAGCCTAACAAATCAGATCCCGGGGTCATGAAACGTGCCTCTGGCAATAATTCCGGCATGGAGAACTGACTGTCAGGATCAATATCGGCTGACGACATCAGCAAGAGTAAATGTGTATTAAGTCTCTCTGAAGTAGAGTTTATAGCGGTATTGCGAAATATGCTGTCAAGGATGATTGCCGTGAGACTGAGTGCGATCAACAGCAGTACACTTACCGAGACCAGCAACCGTGCAGACAGTGAACGCACCGTTTATTCTTCTGAGTTATCGGTTTCTCTTGCCAGGGCAAGACGGTAACCGCGTCCACGAATTGTTTCGATCGGTTTAAGAGTATTATCCGGGTCCAGTTTTCGACGCAATCGCCCCACGAAGACTTCAATGACATTACTGTCACGTTCATAATCCTGCTCATACAAATGCTCGGTCAATTCGGTTTTAGAGATAACCTTTCCGGCATTTACCATCATGTAATGCAAAACCTGATATTCGTACGATGTGAGGTCCATAACCGCATTATCAACTTTGACCGTTTCGGTACGAGTGTCCAGGGAGACTGGGCCACATTGCAAGACGGGTTGCGCCCAGCCTCCAGCCCGGCGGATCAAAGCATTGACACGCGCTTCCACCTCTTCCAGATGAAAGGGCTTGGTGACGTAGTCGTCTGCTCCGGCTTGCAGGCCATTGACCTTGTCTTGCCAGGAATCCCTGGCGGTTAGAATCAATATAGGAAATCGTTTGCCATCGGTGCGTAATTGTTTGATCACGTCAATACCATTAATTTCCGGTAACCCCAGATCAATAATGCCCACATCGGCATTAAATTCCTGACCGAGATAAAGTCCTTCTCGCCCGTCAAATGCCTTATCGATAACAAAGCCATTATCTTTAAAATGCGTACATAAAGACTCATTTAAAGCCTGGTCATCTTCAATTATTAACATGCGCATAGAAAATTTCCTTTCCGAACTTGAAGTTCAGTATTTATAACAAACGCCCGTTTACCGCGTCGATCCTGTAGGTTCGTACACGATTCTTGTCAGATAGTACACGCACATAGTGCACTGGTCTGCCATTGACATTGCGGGTGTAAGCCTTGATAACTTTTCCATCGGTATTACGACGAACATTGCTAACGGCCTGGTCCAGATTTACTCGAATAAGCGGACGCGACTCATAGGTACGCTCCGCCGGGCGTTCGAATAAGTTATTTCTTAAATCAGATGAATTGCGATCGTTATTTGAACGAGAATTACGAGAATCTGAATTACGGGATTTATTCGTATTGCGATTGGAGTCAGATTGATTGCGTCGTGTATCGGGTTTACGAACACTGCGTGAGCGATTATTGTTAGCCGCAGGGGATTTTACTTTGTCGCGACTTTCAGTGCGACGATTGTCGGTTTTACGCTTGTTGACTGGCCTTTTTGCCGGTTTGCGTACCGCTGGCTTACTTGCAGGTCGACGTACTGCCGGTTTGCTTTCCGGTTCGGACTTTTCGGTTGCAGCGGCGTAGTACTCGATCTGCACAGGTCCAGCCTCGATATTGAATGAAGCAAGACACACTAAAATACCCAGCAGCGCGACCAGTGCTGATTTGTGTTTGGATATTGAATTTGTGTATTGCATAGTTTAATTGTACTGGTTTGATGGATTAATTGATTAACTTATGTCAGAAATCGGGGGATTCCATTAATCGTCGTAATCGTATTCTGCATATTCGCCATAATCCTGATCGTCATCGCGGCTACCTCTGTAGCGATCCGCACCCTGCTCAGAATAGTCAGAATCATTCTCCGGCGCTGGACGAATGCTTAGAGCAATTCGAATCTTGTCACCCGGCGCATAGCGCGTACGCGTTACGTACTCTTCGCCCTGAAAAAGATAGCTTACGGTATATCCTTCAATGCGCTCTTCACGTTGTTTGGAATAACGGGTATGACATTCTTCGCGGGTGTAAACCTCATTATCATAATCACGATCACGAGACCTTTTATCCGCTTCTTTATCGTGTCCAATGGCTGAGCCGATCAAGACCCCGGCAACGGTTGCCGCATCGCGACCTTTGCCACCACCAAATTGACGTCCGATCAGGCCACCAATTAATCCTCCGGCGATTGTGCCTTCGGCAGTCTGATGGCGTTGATCTTGTCGATGACGATAGGCGACATCTTCACAAACACGCTCTGGTGTGGAGACTGTAACATAGCGTTTGATCGGCTCGACATGCGTGACGTCAGCGTAGACATAACGAGTTTGAGATTGACTACCGCTTGTATATTCAGGCATTTCATGACCCGCCCACGCCGGGCTAGTAAACAATGCACCTGACACTACCAGGGCCAATATTTTTGCAAACTTAGTATTCATTATCATTCTCCAGTTTTAAACCAGACTATTGTCTGGAAAACCAATTTAGCTATTCAGTGTGCATATTCTATGTCTGCGGGACTGAACGGAGTCTGAATCAAATGTGCGTGAAATACCGATAAATGACTGTTTTAAATAGTTATTTCTGTTGCAACCTGGCGGTTTTTACCTTGAGATTTAGCGGCATACAGGTTTTTATCAGCTGCTCTTATCAAATCCCGGGTTTCCATGGGCAGGGATTCAGCAAAATTAACACTCACCAAGCCCATACTGGCAGTAAGCCGGTCGTAGGCATTTTGCCCTTTGTTCTCAATTTTTGCATTCCAGATCGCTTGTAAAATGCGTTTAGCCAAAGACTGGGCACTCGCAGAATCAGCAAGTGGTAAAACCACGGCAAATTCCTCACCACCGTAGCGTGCAAGCAGATCGCCTGAACGCCGCATAACCGCCTGGGCAATACTACTGACACGTTGCAGGGTTTCGTCTCCGGCAATATGGCCGTAGGTGTCGTTATAGCTTTTGAAAAAATCGATATCCAGTAAGACCAGGGATAACTCTAGTTTATGACGAATGGCTTGTTGCAGTGTGCTTTCCAGATAATCATCAAAAGCACGACGATTTGCCACGCCGGTCAGACTGTCAATATTGGTGCGCTTTTCCAATTCTTCTTTTTCACGTACCAATTCGTAATTACTTTGTTGCACTTCTGTAACTTTACTTTGTACCAGAGCATCAAGATTTTTTTCAAACTCTTGTAAACGTAAATTTCGCCACACAGATTTTACACTTTGGCTAAGAGTAAAAATTGGGCGTAGAATTGTATTCAGGGCCGCCGAATACGGGTTGTTCGGACTGACTTTAAACTCAAACAACTCCGTATCGGTACCCCAACCAAATATCGGAGAATATGCCTGGACATGCAAAGCATAATTTCCACTAGGCAGAGAGTTGTAGTGAATTGGTACAATACTCTGCAGATCAGACCATTTTTCATCAAAGCCCACAAGGCGGTAGCGAAATTGCAGGTTTTGTTCGTCTACTGCCCAGTTCGAGCACAAATTAAATTGCAAAACCCATTTTCCTTCTTTGACGTGGTGCTCATCGATCAACATATCTCGCGCATTGTTCCAGCGATAATTCATTAACTGAAGCTGCGGTCTGAGTTTAAGGGAACGTAATTTTTTAGAATGTACAATAGTGAAATTATTGCGTAAGCCACATAGCAATACATCGTTATCAACATTGTACAAACCTTCACTAAAATTAAACTCCCACAATGAGCCACCGGGTAATGATTTAATGTGACGTAGCACGGAACCATCAACAGTGTTTAGCTCATACAAGCCAAAGGAGCTACCAACCAAAATTCTTTCGTAGGTGTCCCATTTAACCGTCCAGCCTGCAATGGAGTGCTCGGTTTTAAGCAGTACCCGTTCTTTTCCATCTGGTGCTTTAAATATAACCTTGTCGTTACAAAGAATGGCCAAACTGCCATTGGCATGGGCACAAATAGAATACACACTGTCAAGATTGCCAATATACTCGGAGACCAGACGTTGCACGCCTAGCACGCTGCCATACCAGGCTCCATTCCCGATAGTCCCAACATAGAAGTAGCCGTTTTGAGCCTGTTCCAGAGAATAGACATACCCAATACTGGCATAACTACTGTCTTTAAGCTCGTCAAGAATGCCATTGCTACTGATATTGACCAAACCGCTTTGGGTGCCAACAAAAACATTGCCATCTTCCCCGGGCAGTAAACAGCGTGCAGGTGCCTGGCAGACAGGATGATCACGACCAACACGCCGTATACGCTGCAATTTATCGTAGACAAACAGGCCTTCTTGTGAGGCCAGCCATATCTGGTTATCAATATTGATAAAAACATCCCAGACGTGCTTTTTAAAATTCTTTAGTGGCTCAAACTCCTGAATCCCTTGTGTGAAATCAAACGTATACACGCCAGACATTGTTGCGAGTAAAAATTCACTTTCGGTAATGGATTTTTGATTGTTACTGCGAATGGAAAAAACCGATTCCATATCCGGAAATTCCATCTCCACACAAAAATCACGCATCAAGCTGTATTTATAAGCACCATTTTTTTGGCTGGCCACCCATACATTTCCAAGACCATCGCTTTCGATGTCACTGATCTTTATGTGCTCAAGCACGCGCTTGGGGGAAAAACCGGAATACGGGTCATCGCCATAATTCACATACCCGAGAAACAAACCATCGGTTGTTCCAATCCAGATCTCTTCGCGGTGACAATGAATACTGGTTACGATCTGGTTATCCTGAATTGGAAAAACCTCAGTGACCAGGTTTTTGGCAACATCAATTGAGCTAATTCCAAATGAACCTCCAACCAATAAGTGATTTTCCAAATTAGGGTCAATAATAAAAGTTTCCAGTCCGCTTAAATTGTAGGTATTCGCGAGTTGGCTGTTTTGCTCGCTTTCCGCATCGAGTTTGATCAACCCAAATGGTTTGCCCAGAACCCAGATATCGCCTTTACTGTCGCGTTGCAATTCCTGGACAAAGCCGCTTAAATGTTGTCGAGTGGTGGCCTTTGCCAATGTTTTGTGAGGCTTATAGTGAAATAATCCACTTGGTGTGCCAAGCCAATAACTAGCGTCATCATTTTTTAGCAAACACTCGATAAATCCATGCGCCCAGCTTTCAGGATCAAAAACCGGCGTGAATAATTCTTCCTGTGCAGAACGCTTATCCAGTCCAATGTCGGTGCCAACCAATATTTCATCGTCACCTACAATATAGGTCGCGCGCAAACCATGCGTGCCCAGGCCGTGTTTTTGGGTAAGCGTATGTACAGTTTGACCGTCATAGTGAGATAAACCGGCAGGCGTTGCCATCCACACACCATTGTCAGACGATATGGCCAGTTTGTGTACCTGACCACTTGGTAGACCGCTGTCACGATCCAGGTTCAGGTATGGTATTTTTTGTTGTAAGTGATAACTCATAGGCGCAAAAGCTTTTTGGCCTCATCCTAAGCCCGGAATCAAAGTAAGTTATTGTTTAGTATACGATATTTAGTGTTCATATAGGGTTAATTCTTTTTGCTTGCTGCCAGAGTTCTTCCATTTCCTGAAGACTGGCATCTTCCACTGTCCTGCCTTGCTTGTGTAATTTAGTTTCAATGAAGCGAAAACGCCGAGTAAACTTGTGGCTTGCATCTTGCAATGCGGATTCTGCATCAACATCCTGCTTACGGGCAATATTGCTTATGG is part of the Gammaproteobacteria bacterium genome and harbors:
- a CDS encoding DegV family EDD domain-containing protein — its product is MRIGVVICSSADLPRSFIEANDLNIMPISLKFKDDVFVDDRDPVATQEYYRRYLIDKDMDAETAPFSVEQIKDWFLDELVLKYDRVLVLSLMSSRSPIYDNAMKASFAILRGYRQKRREAGVKGSFSLRVIDTKCLFTAEAAIAHEAVRLIREEKVGFDKLRPQIEELTKHAHGFLVPNDLYYLRNVARKKGDKSLGLMKYLLAKGLDIKPIMCAHNGETFAHDKGKGFDETVSKLFEQTKDAIDRGLRVPLVCMSYAGDPNVIKAREDYIDFVQHAENYGIHHTMAVMSTTAGVNLGPGAFSLGYITQD
- a CDS encoding GHKL domain-containing protein, translating into MRSLSARLLVSVSVLLLIALSLTAIILDSIFRNTAINSTSERLNTHLLLLMSSADIDPDSQFSMPELLPEARFMTPGSDLLGFVYRIDELLWKSDSAIGIDGPEELPASTLDTQALSEVAYDATEYFQSSMSIEWEVADNSFETYQFIVAESKAPFIAQLNAFRTRLFSWFAFLIVCIVLAQAALMRKILSPLRKIAQEVKEIDHGERERLSDNYPSELLGVTSNTNALIQAERSRLERYRNTLGNLAHSLKTPLAVIHTATEKQSVDKAQIRSQVSKMNDIVGYQLKKAATVGQTTLGHAPINISALTSEICNALAKVYYDKGLRIEQHIPQDLDFYADPGDLSELLGNLLDNACKWSKQHVRISAGKIPANTKRNGLSLLIEDDGNGIPESVKDDIVKRGHRADETTPGHGIGLSVVKEIIQSYSGTLEIKQSDIGGATFYIKLNA
- a CDS encoding response regulator transcription factor; translation: MRMLIIEDDQALNESLCTHFKDNGFVIDKAFDGREGLYLGQEFNADVGIIDLGLPEINGIDVIKQLRTDGKRFPILILTARDSWQDKVNGLQAGADDYVTKPFHLEEVEARVNALIRRAGGWAQPVLQCGPVSLDTRTETVKVDNAVMDLTSYEYQVLHYMMVNAGKVISKTELTEHLYEQDYERDSNVIEVFVGRLRRKLDPDNTLKPIETIRGRGYRLALARETDNSEE
- a CDS encoding glycine zipper 2TM domain-containing protein; the protein is MNTKFAKILALVVSGALFTSPAWAGHEMPEYTSGSQSQTRYVYADVTHVEPIKRYVTVSTPERVCEDVAYRHRQDQRHQTAEGTIAGGLIGGLIGRQFGGGKGRDAATVAGVLIGSAIGHDKEADKRSRDRDYDNEVYTREECHTRYSKQREERIEGYTVSYLFQGEEYVTRTRYAPGDKIRIALSIRPAPENDSDYSEQGADRYRGSRDDDQDYGEYAEYDYDD
- a CDS encoding diguanylate cyclase, with the protein product MSYHLQQKIPYLNLDRDSGLPSGQVHKLAISSDNGVWMATPAGLSHYDGQTVHTLTQKHGLGTHGLRATYIVGDDEILVGTDIGLDKRSAQEELFTPVFDPESWAHGFIECLLKNDDASYWLGTPSGLFHYKPHKTLAKATTRQHLSGFVQELQRDSKGDIWVLGKPFGLIKLDAESEQNSQLANTYNLSGLETFIIDPNLENHLLVGGSFGISSIDVAKNLVTEVFPIQDNQIVTSIHCHREEIWIGTTDGLFLGYVNYGDDPYSGFSPKRVLEHIKISDIESDGLGNVWVASQKNGAYKYSLMRDFCVEMEFPDMESVFSIRSNNQKSITESEFLLATMSGVYTFDFTQGIQEFEPLKNFKKHVWDVFINIDNQIWLASQEGLFVYDKLQRIRRVGRDHPVCQAPARCLLPGEDGNVFVGTQSGLVNISSNGILDELKDSSYASIGYVYSLEQAQNGYFYVGTIGNGAWYGSVLGVQRLVSEYIGNLDSVYSICAHANGSLAILCNDKVIFKAPDGKERVLLKTEHSIAGWTVKWDTYERILVGSSFGLYELNTVDGSVLRHIKSLPGGSLWEFNFSEGLYNVDNDVLLCGLRNNFTIVHSKKLRSLKLRPQLQLMNYRWNNARDMLIDEHHVKEGKWVLQFNLCSNWAVDEQNLQFRYRLVGFDEKWSDLQSIVPIHYNSLPSGNYALHVQAYSPIFGWGTDTELFEFKVSPNNPYSAALNTILRPIFTLSQSVKSVWRNLRLQEFEKNLDALVQSKVTEVQQSNYELVREKEELEKRTNIDSLTGVANRRAFDDYLESTLQQAIRHKLELSLVLLDIDFFKSYNDTYGHIAGDETLQRVSSIAQAVMRRSGDLLARYGGEEFAVVLPLADSASAQSLAKRILQAIWNAKIENKGQNAYDRLTASMGLVSVNFAESLPMETRDLIRAADKNLYAAKSQGKNRQVATEITI